In the genome of Tissierella sp., the window GATATTTTAATATTGCTATGGCATTTCTAGTTGAACATGGACCTTCTCTGAGAATATAATCAAACTTTATATCATTAGTTTCAATAGTTTCTTTAAAATGATAATTATTAAATCCATCATTAACTAAATTTGTAAGCTCTAAATCATGAGTTGCAGCTAAAACACAGCAATTTCTTTCAATCATATAATTTAATGATTCCCTTGCTGCACTAATTCTCTCTGCTGTATTAGTACCTCTAAATATTTCATCCAAGATGCATAGAACAGGTTGTTCTGGATGAAGTATATCTATTATTCTTTTTAGAGATTTTGCTTCAGCCATAAAATAGCTATCTCCATGGACAATACTATCTGTAGTGCCAATTGAGGTTAATAATTTAAAATAAGATGACTTATAGCTCTTAGCCAATACTAAGTTTAATGTTTGAGCAAAGATAGAATTGATACCTATAGTTCTTAAAAATGTGGATTTCCCTGAAGCATTAGAACCAGTGACCAAGGCTCCCTTATTATCAAATTCAATGGAATAAGATATTGGATTCTCTAATAGAGGATGATAAATATCCCCTGTCTCTAGGTAGAATTTCAAATTGTCTTCTATAAAATTTGGTTCAGTAAAATAGTCTACTCCAGCTTTATATGATGCCACAGAAATATATGCATCTATTTTTCCTATCAAAGTATATATCTTAAAGAATTCAATTTTATATTTATTAATCAGTCTTACAAGTCTATAAAATGCTTTTGGCTCCTTCAAGACAATCATATTATAATAACTTATCATAAGCTCTGCTTCAGATCCAAACTTCTCGTTGAAATTAATCTTAGCAAGATTTCGTCTTAAAGGTTTTACTTTTTTTAGCAAATCTCTTATTTCATCTTGATCTAAATCTATAGTGCTTAAGTCTAGTTTCATTATGTCTTCAGCAGTCTTAATTAATCCTCCCAAGTATCTAAAAGTATCCATTTCTTCATATACCTTTTTCTTGTTAAGTTGATATGCCAGCATATTCAACATCATAACTACCGGGAGGGATATAACTGCAAATGCTGGATTAATGAGAAATAATCCCAATACTAGGTATGGTAAATATGAAAGGAAAACATAAATAGGAAAAAGATGTATCTTTATATTCACACCATTTTTAAAATACTTGAATATACCTTTGCCTTCTTTTTTCCCTAGCAATAAAAGTAGATATTGTATTTCTTGGGAAATGTTTTTCTTTTCTAAGAAAGAATTAATTCTTTCATTTCTCTTTTTAAGTATATCACCATTAAGCATTAGTTTCCTAAGCATATCATATAAATATTGCATACCTGGTAGGGACATTGTATGGTCAATTTTGC includes:
- a CDS encoding MutS-related protein; the encoded protein is MNYRLKRIIQTAIDTVLVFAIFGGAALGIEIDYRFFIMTIVAIPLLIISLKFKKIRLMKANKEKIKEQWGKEHIEKRDFVHIEKLYKYLSEEEKTNFSIDNITWRDLNMDSVFSKIDHTMSLPGMQYLYDMLRKLMLNGDILKKRNERINSFLEKKNISQEIQYLLLLLGKKEGKGIFKYFKNGVNIKIHLFPIYVFLSYLPYLVLGLFLINPAFAVISLPVVMMLNMLAYQLNKKKVYEEMDTFRYLGGLIKTAEDIMKLDLSTIDLDQDEIRDLLKKVKPLRRNLAKINFNEKFGSEAELMISYYNMIVLKEPKAFYRLVRLINKYKIEFFKIYTLIGKIDAYISVASYKAGVDYFTEPNFIEDNLKFYLETGDIYHPLLENPISYSIEFDNKGALVTGSNASGKSTFLRTIGINSIFAQTLNLVLAKSYKSSYFKLLTSIGTTDSIVHGDSYFMAEAKSLKRIIDILHPEQPVLCILDEIFRGTNTAERISAARESLNYMIERNCCVLAATHDLELTNLVNDGFNNYHFKETIETNDIKFDYILREGPCSTRNAIAILKYLGYPVEIYENATRRAEEYLEEAN